From the Macaca nemestrina isolate mMacNem1 chromosome 18, mMacNem.hap1, whole genome shotgun sequence genome, the window AAGCCATCGtagttctctttttattcttttgcaaaGTTGGATCATTTAGAtacaaaatatctatttttatatttatttatttatttattgagacagagtctcactctgtcacccaggatggagtgcagtggtgtgatctcagctcactgcaatctccgccacctgggttcaagtgattctcctgcctcagcctcctgagtagttgggattaccagtgcctgccaccatgcctggccaatttttgtattttttgtagagatggagttttgccatgttggccaggctggtctcgaactcctagactcaagcaattcacctgccttggcctcccaaactgctgagattacaggcatgagccacctctcccagctttacatatattttatgtttctttttctcatataTGTAGTTCTCATCTTTATCATCTACCAAATGTTTACCTATTTTGGCTGTTCCGAAATTCATTAACAACTTGCTGTTTTAACTAAGCATCAATGAATCAAATTGGATTTTGTTTTAATGAATTGAGTTTTAAGttcaaatatttcttatttctaaataatttaagCTTCATGGCTGGGCTATTGTTTACTACAAATTTCCCTCATTTTATGGAGGGATTTTAGTTAAATTTTGGAGTAAGCATGTGGGTGGAGGAGTCTTATTACTGAATCAGTTTTGCTTAATCAGTGTCCTGGACAAGTTAGTTTTTGTTAGAGAGGGAATCATTTATGTAAGACATTTCATTACTTGCTGTTTATTGCATATATTATTATCCTTGGATGATACCTATCCTACGAGGAACAGTTGGTAATGTTAATAACATGAATAGAAGAAATTTAAGGAAAGTGCTTCTATTCTAAGATTAAATTGCACATGGATATATgaatatatctgtgtgtgtatacacatatatatgttcatatttgTATCAGATTAGATAAGTTTCTTTTCATAAGTCTTTTAATAACTTAGGCAGGATGACCAGTGGGTGTTTTTTCAATAATAATTTGAGCCCCCTGTGATACAGGATACCATAGAAACCTGTCatcttagtttttctttatgttttgaaatgtcaGAATTCTGAATCTtcaatttcattttagaaaacagtGAAATCAGAGACTTTGTGCAATGaggaaatattaatttttaaatttcctgtttCAGGTTAGAAAAGCACCTAATGCCAGTGATTTTGATCAGTGGGAGATGGAAACGGTTTACTCTAATTCAGAAGTCAGAAACTTGAATGTTCCTGCTACATTTCCAAATAGCTTTCCAAGCCATACCGAACACTCTACTGCAGCAAAGCTTGATAAGATAGCTGGGATTTTGCCACTGGATGATGAGGACCAATGTAAAACTAATGGAACAGACTTAGCTAGAGATTCAGAAGGATTTAATTCTCCGAAGCAATGTGATAGTTCCAATATTAGTCATGTAGAAAATGAAGCTTTTCCAAAGACCTCTTCAGCAACTCCACAAGAAACTCTTATTTCTGATGGTCTCTTCTCAGTAAATGAACAACAGGATCTACCACTTTTGGCAGAAGTCACCCCAGATCCCTATGTAATGAGTCTTCAGAATCTGATGAAAAAGTCAAAGGAATATATAGAAAGAGAACAATCTAGACGCAGTCTGAAAGGTAGTATGATGAGAATTGTTAATGAGAGTCATTTAGACAAAGAAAATGATGCTGTTAAAGTGGCTGACTGTGTAAAAGAGAAGGCCCAGTTGACAGGCAAACACTGTGTCTCAGTTATTCCTGACAAACCAAGCCTTAATAAATCAAATGTTCTTCTCCAAGGTGCTTCCACTCAAGCAAGCAGCATGAGTATGCCAGTTTTAGCTAGCTTTTCGAAAGTGGACATACCTGTACGAACTGGCCATTCCACTGTTCTAGAGTCTAATTCTGATTTTAAAGTTATTCCCACTTTTGTTACTGAAAATAATGTTATCAAAAGTCTTACAGGTTCATATGCCAAATTACCTAGTCCAGAGCCAAGTATGAGTCCTAAAATGCACCGAAGACGTTCCAGGACATCATCAGCATGTCATATACTTATAAATAACCCAATAAATGCCTGTGAATTAAGCCCTAAAGGAAAAGAACAGGCAATGGACTTAATTGTTCAAGATACTGATGAAAAAACAAATGTGCCCGAAATTCTGCCAAAGTTACCAATTGATTTAGCAGGAGTTTGTTCAAGCAAGGTTTATGTGGGCAAAAATACATCTGAAGTCAAAGAAGATGTGGTTTTAGGTAAATCAAATCAGGTATGTCAATCTTCAGGaaatcatttagaaaataaagttacTCATGGACTTGCTACTGTGGAAGGTCAGTTAACATCCGAAGAGAGAGGTGCACACAAAATGAACAGTACCTGCACTGTGATGCCAAAGCTGCATGAACCATATGCCAGCAGTCAGTGTATAGCAAGTCCAAACTTTGGAACTGTGAGTGGACTCAAGCCAGCCAATATGTTAGAGAAAAACTGCAGTTTGCAAACGGAACTGAATAAGTCTTATGATGTAAAAAACCCTTCTCCTTTATTGATGCAAAACCAGAATATGAGACAGCAGATGGACACACCTATGGTGTCCTGTGGAAATGAACAATTTTTGGATAACAGTTTTGAGAAAGTTAAACGGAGACTTGATTTGGATATTGATGGTGTGCAAAAAGAAAACTGCCCTTATGTCATAACAAGCGGAATAACTGAACAAGAAAGGCAACATTTGCCAGAAAAAAGATACCCTAAGGGATCTGTCTTCATtaacaagaataaaatattaggaaCTAGTTCCAAAGGTAAGGAATCCTTGAAGCATTTGATACCTGCTATGCGGATGATacctttattttaataattgacatttttggggaaaaaatggtCTTTATTCATATAGGCACTTAATTTTATCTTATTAGAAAGCTTATAGTCAGCTGCAGTTTATTGCCATTTGATAGGCTTTCTTAAAgattttcttgagacaaggtctggctttATCACCCCAgtttggagtgaagtggcatgacttcagctcactgcaacctccgcctcctgggctcaagccatccttccacctcatcctcccaagtagctgggactacaggctcatgccaccatgcccggctaatttttgtattttttgtattgtagagatgtggtttccggcatgttgctcaggctgatctcaaactcgtgagctcaagtgagcctcctgtctcagcctcccaaagttctgggattacaggcatgagccacggcacccagccaggattttcttttttgagacagtctggcactgttgcccaggctagagtgcagtggcacaaacttggctaactgctacctccacctcccgattcaagcaattctcacgcctcagcctcctgagtagctgggattacaggtgtgagccaccatgcctggatggATCTTCTTATTTAAATGATGAAGCTTTCATAGTCCACTTGGTATTATTGAGAATATTAATAATTGGAGgaaacagttctttttttttttttttgagacagagtcttgctctgtcatcaggctggagtgcagtggcgggttctcacctcactgcaacctctgcttcctgggttcaattgattttcgtgcctcagcctccagagtagctgggattacaagtgcgtgccacctggcctggctaataaatatttttagcagagatgtggtttcgccatgtcggccaggctgctctcaagctcctggcctcaagctatctacctgcctcagcctcccaaagtgctggtgtgagccactgcacctagcgcCAAACAGTCCTGCCTGAAACATCACTTACAGTTTTAATTCACTGTATTGCTATGAGGTCTTTCTTTTGGACTATAGTTTCTAATGTTTATTTcagtttgctttttcatttgtaGTGCGATCTTCATGTAGTTGGCCTTTCGGTAAACACTTTAATAACAAATTATTAGATAGAGTATCAGAAATAAGGCTCTGAGTAGGTGGTTCAAAAATGGTTCTTTAGGCGGgcgcggttgctcatgcctgtaatcccagcactttgggaggccgaggtgggtggatcacttgaggttgggagttcgagactagcctgactaatatgacgaaactccgtctctactaaaaatactaaaattagctgggtgtagtggtgcacatctttaatcccagctacttgggaggctgaggcaggagaattgcatgaacccagaaggcggaggttgcagtgagctaagattgcaccattgcactccagccagggtgacagagccagatttcgtctcaaaaaaaaaaaagattctttattaataaaaattatttcagtttctgtTGTATCTATTAACAGCAATTTATTAAAGCACGTTTTTCTCCTTCATTACTCCTTACTTTATTGTCATGGTTCATAATTCTTTATTACTGATATAGAAGACATACAAATCAAGTAAATTAAGCTTTTAGGGCTTATGGGAAATACAGGGTTGGGTCAGACTGCTTAAAACCTgtgcaactttattttttatttttatttttatttttttgagacagggtcttgctctgtcacccaggctggattgctgtggtgtgatctcagctcactgcaggtctgggttcaagcgattctcctgcctcagccttccaagtatctgggatttacaggcttgcgccaccacgcccagctaatttttatattttttgtggagacaaggtttcaccatggtggccaggctggtctcgaactcctaggctcaagtgatcagccctccttggcctcccaaagtgctgggattacaggtttgagccaccagcCCTGGCCCATCCTGTGCAACTTTATAAGAGCTCTAATAAAAACAGTGACTGTTATCTGGGGAGCCAACTTGGATCCTCCAAGTAGACAGCATAGCAAGGCAAGAGGCTGCCTTAGTGAATATCAGAAGTACATAAGGCCAACAGAGtggaaatttccttttatttttttgagacggagtttcactcttgttgcccagggtggagtgcaatggtgcgatctcagctcactgcagcatctgcctcccaggttcaagcgattctcctgcctcggcctcccaagtagctgaggttacaggcatgcgccaccatacctggccaattttgtatttttttagtaaagatcaggtctcaccatgttggtcatgctggtctcaaactcctgatctcaagtgatccacctgcctcggcctcccaaagtgctgggattacagatgtgagccaccacgcccagcccatattTGGTATTTGTACATTTCAACATGTCTTACCACCTTCTACGTAGGAAGCTTGTATTGTCATAATGTTTTCTCTTAATTAGTAACTAAAATATCTGGAATTTTCATGTCCAGTCCTTTTTGAAACCTCAAGCTGAGAAAGCTTTATACCATCAAAGAAACACTTTCTTGGAAAATCAAAACAAGGCAAAACTACAGGCTACAATACCAGAGACCCTGGAGGACAAGTGTCAAAAAAACAAATGGTGGTAGGATGCAGTTGAGAATCAAATCTGAAAGTTAAGTAGAGTCAGGAGAATCTTGTCTGAATATATAGTCCTGGGTCTGTCATTTCAGATCAGGATGGGATCTGTTGAATGAGTGGGTAAAGGTGATGCAATACAGGTCTTACTTTACTGAGTATCATGAAATAAAAGGAGTGGAAAATGTGAATGTGGCTCAAAGTAGAGACCCAGCTATATCTTAATTGTATTATGTCAGATCCAGGAATACTCTCTTGTCAGAAGAATAATTTAAATTGAATGGTATAAAATATCAGACATTAGACTTGTAGTGAATTTTCTAAATTGAGGAGACATGTTTCTTTTCAGAAAGCGAGGAGTTACTAAAAAGCAAGATGCTAGCTTTTGAAGAAATGCGGAAGAGACTAGAAGAACAGCATGCTCAGCAGTTATCACTACTCATAGCTGAGcaggaaagagaacaagaaagatTGCAAAAGGTGAGGAATGTGGGGGGAGATACGACTGGTAAGTGAAATTTAGCCAAGGATACCTATGAATTTTGGTCATGTATAGAATACTTGTAATtttttcctccatatttcttATGGTAAGGGAGTCATTTTGATACATGAATGGTATTTTTTGTCAAAATGTGAAGTTTGATATTTAGATCCTTATTTAAAAGTAACTGCATAATTTATCAAGGATATTTTATTGAATTCTTGATTTAAagcttaatattttcaaaaggtATTTTGTAAATAGGTGCTAAAGAACACATTCTGCAAGAGTTATATCATAAAAATGACACTTGTGCTGGGCATGGTatcatgaacctgtagtcccagctacgtaggaggctgaggtgggaggatcacttgagcccagagattcaaggctgcagtgagctatgatttcgCCTTTGtgtagccactgcactccagcctgggcaacagagggagaccctgtctctataaaaagaaaaaataagaatgacacttgttataatattattatagttattaataatttatacattatcacatattaaaatacattatagactgggcgccgtggctcatgcctgtaatcccagcactttgggaggccaaggtgggtggatcacctgaggtcaggagtttgagaccagcctggccaacatatagtgaaataatgcctctactaaaaaatacaaaatggtggtgcacacctgtagtcctagctacttggaaaactgaggcaggagaatcacttgaacccacaaggtGGAGATTGccgtgaaccgagattgtgctactgcattccagcctgggggacagagcgagattccgtttCTCAAaacgagagagagacagagagagagagagaaaggaaaagaaaagagggagggagggagggagggaaggaaggaagaaaggaaggaaggaaggaaggaaggaaggagagagaagggaagggaagggagaaggaaggaaggataatttgaggaagaaaaacttgaaataattGCTGATAATTACATGTACTTTTGGCTAAGCCTAAAATGATATCATTTTAGGACATAATTAAAAGGTTTAGCATGTTACAATAAACTGTTCATCTATAGGAAATAGAAGAGCAGGAGAAAATGTTAAAAGAGAAGAAGGCAATGACAGCGGAAGCCTCTGAGTTGGACATTAACAGTGCAGTGGAAttagaatggagaaaaataagtgACTCTAGTTTGCTGGAAACAATGCTGTCTCAAGCGGACTCACTCCATACTTCAAATTCAAATAGTtctggtaaatatttaaaaatccttttgcATTTGGGAAAATGATCCTACAGTAAGATATTTATTTGGCACACTATAAGATTATATCTCCTGTTTTCAAATGATTCCATGTCCAACCCTCTTCGCCAGCTGCTTAGTAACCAGTGAAAAATGACAAGATAGGAGATCAAAGACTTGTGAGCAGTTTGTGAGCAAAGAATACCTTTGCTAGGAAAATATCAGGAAATTCGGCTCAGAGCCATCTGATCATTCATGCAGCAGGTGATATACTTCGAGTGAAAACAGTTTGCTCTCTCCTGAGTGATCTTGAATTACCTCTAATTCCCTAGTCCTTTTAAAGAGCTTATCTTCATATCTCAATTGTCCTGAGACACTTTGTGTTGAAAAGATCCATCTGGTACATAAGCTTTAAAgtccataaatattttaagtcGGCAGGTGGGTCAGTTTTGGAGGCAATTGCTATTCTTAATGAGTATCACAAGTGTTTATTGGGATGTTCTTTGTATTCTAATTATATGACATCAGGTATAATACTATATGTATGTTTCTCTAGGTTTCACAAATTCTGCCCTGCAGTATAGCTTTGTTTCTGCAAATGAAGCACCATTCTACCTCTGGGGATCATCAACTAGTGGCTTGACTAAACTCTCAGTAACAAGGCCTTTTGGAAGAGCCAAAACTAGATGGTCTCAAGTGGGTAAACTTAATGATACATGtccatctatctatttatcttttcttaaaaGCTATATTATCTTAGACTGTATAAATGAACACCAATAAACATTGTGTCTATCTTCTTTCACCTAGGTTTTTAGTCCGGAAATACAagcaaaatttaacaaaataactgCAGTGGCAAAAGGATTTCTTACTCGTAGACTTATGCAGACAGATAAGCTGAAGCAACTTCGACAAACTGTAAAAGTAAGATTCCTGTAAATTGTTTGTATTTTGCTTCTGTCTTAGTTTCTATCAGTCTTGTGACAGCTGAGCTAACAGATTAGTTCAGAACTTAAACACTTTTTAGTCACTGTAATAGGCAGTTTTAGAAGTCTGATTGTTTGTTGGGGGAAGTCAGAGACCCGgaacggagggactggctggagccgcagcaaaggaatataaattgtgaagatttcattttaatatggacatatatcaattcccaaataatacttttataatttcttatgcctgtatttaattcaatctctgaacataaattgtgaagatttcattttaatatggacatttatcagtttccaaaattaatacttttataatttcatatgcctgtctttaatctcgtaatcctgttatcttcgtaagctgaggatatatgtcacctcaggaccactattgtgttaactgtacaaattgagtgtaaaacgtgtgtttgagcaatatgaaatcagtgcaccttgaaaaagaacagaataacagtgattttctaGGAActagggaagacaaccataaggtctgactgcctatGGGGTTGGGCAAaacagagccatatttttcttcttgcagagaccCTGTAAACGGacgtgcaagtagggaagatatcgctaaattcttttcctagcaaggaatattaataattaataccctggggaaggaatgcattcctggggggaggtttATAAAcggccgctctgggagtgtctgtcttatgcggttgagataaggactgaaatacgccctggtctcctgcagtaccctcaggcttactaggattgggaaactccaccctggtaaatttgtggttagaccagttctctgctctcgaaccctgttttcttttgtttaagatgtttatcagtacaatatgtgcacagctgaacatagacccttatcagtagtttcTGATTTTGCccttgtcctgtttcctcagaagcatgtgatctttgttctcctttttgccctttgaagcatgtgatctttgtgacctactccctgttcttgcaccccctccccttttgaaatccttaataaaacttgctggctttaaggctcaggtgggcatcacggtTTTACCGATATGTGATGTAACCCCTGGAGGCCCAGtggtaaaattcctctctttgtactctttctctttatttctcagccagccaACACTTAcggaaaatagaaagaatctaCGTTGAAATACTGggggtaggccgggcgcggtggctcaagcctgtaatcccagcactttgggaggccgaggcgggcggatcacaaggtcaggagattgagaccacagtgaaaccccgtctctactaaaaatacaaaaaaaaattagccgggcgcggtggcgggcgcctgtagtcctagctactcaggaggctgaggcaggagaatggcgtgaacccaggaggcggagcttgcagtgagccgagatcgcgccactgcactccagcctgggcaacagcgtgagactccatttcaaaaaaaaaaaaaaaaagaaatactgggggctggttcccctAATAATTGTTAATCTTACTCAGATAATATTATGAATAACATGTAAATGAAGCAGTTTGTGTGTATTTCTCTTGCTTGAAAGTGAGTGGTGTTTGACTTCTAATAAGTAACAGTTTTATTTACGTTCTTAGTACAGTTGGCCCTCTATCTctgggttccacatctgtggattcaaccaaccatgaatcaaaaataattcagaaaaaacaaatgatggttgtgtctgtactgaacatgtacagatttttttttcttgtcattatttcctaaacaatataacaactatttatgtaGCATGTACGTTTATTAGGTATTTTAactaatctagagatgatttaaagtgcaTGGGAGATGTGCTTAGGTTATATGCAGAtaaccattttatataagggactccAGCATCCTTGGATTTGGTATCTGAGGGattcctggaaccagtcccccaCAGATACTGAGGAAAGACTGTAATTTTGGATTgactgagaaaaagaagaaaggaaactcCAGTGATCACAAATCTTTCTAGAAAAGTGTGTTTGAAGGAGCATTTCTTTTTTCAGGATACTATGGAATTCATAAGAAGTTTTCAGTCAGAAGCACCATTGAAGAGAGGCGTTGTTTCAGCTCAAGATGCTTCACTTCAGGAAAGAGTGTTAGCTCAGGTAAATACGTGGCTCCTGAAGGCTTTTAAGACATGGACATattatatttctccttttttatttaattactgaaaatagatttcaatgaaaattattttaacctTTTTCTATAAGTAAGTGTACATGGTATATAGTATTCCTAAACTCTGACCTCATCATTTAAACgtatacaatattttcttttcttgtgtctAGTTGCGAGCTGCCCTGTATGGTATTCATGACATATTCTTTGTAATGGATGCAACTGAAAGAATGTCTATTCTACATCATGATCGAGAAGTTCGCAAAGAGAAAATGCTCAGGCAAATGGTATGTTACATGATTTCTAATGAATAGAGTTCTTCTGGGTTTAGGATAATTGATATTAAATGTCATTTTTGGTTGACTTCAGCACCCTTCTGATAATTCTTAAGCACAAGTAATTCCTGGAATTACTAGCAACATTTAAATCTGTAGATAGATTTAAAAGAATTACATAATTTAAGAATTACATATTGTTTTCTGCTTGGATTTTAGAGTTGAAGCTTTGAATGTTTTGCTCAGATGGCTTATACAGTCTATCAGCTGCTCCTGATTGAATTTTCTTGAATTCAGTTATAACAtgggttttactttttttgaagTCTGAGTTAGAAAACAGGCTCCAGATTAATTTGAAGTATATCAGAGTTTGTGATTTGAATCAATTAGTGTAATTggcaaaggaaaagcaagcaAAATTTACATAATTCTAATTATTCTTAGAATTAGACTgcttcaaaaatacaaaacaagatgatttaactaaattaaaaatgttagtaGAGAGAAGCTTTTCCAGGCAGTTTGGGATCATTCTGTATTATAATATAGTGGTAttaattggtaccagtagagtttGACATTACTTTTGTATATTAAAGGATAAAATGAAAAGTCCACGAGTGGCTCTTTCAGCTGCAACACAGAAGTCTCTTGATAGGAAGAAATACATGAAGTAAGTTTTTTGTATCACGTCATGTTAGTTATCAAACCAATTAATTGTAGTCATCTGTTGGTctatttgcatatttaaatttAGAAGTAAAGAAGGGTTAATTTTTCTGCAGTTGAGCTGATAGAAATCCcctttatataaagaaatttattaaaatcaggtgcttggccgggcgcggtggctcaagcctgtaatcccagcactttgggaggccgagacgggcggatcacgaggtcaggagatcgagaccatcctggctaatatggtgaaaccccgtctctactaaaaatacaaaaaactagccgggcgaggtggtgggcgcctgtagtcccagctactcgggaggctgaggcaggagaatggcgtaaacccgggaggcggagcttgcagtgagctgagatccggccactgcactccagcctgggcgacaaagcgagactccgtctcaaaaaaataaaaaaataaaaaaaataaaataaaataaaataaaatcaggtgCTAAAATCTCATTTCATCTTAGATGAATTTATTTACTAAATTTGACAACATTCAACTCATATAACTGATAGTTGATCAATCTTAAAAACAGTTAATCTTTATGTTCAGTGACTAAATGTATGCTTTTTCTGATGTCCTAAAGGTTTCTGGGGAATAAAGACTTAATGGGAAAAATATCTTAGTAACTTCTTAAAAAATTCTTCTTTCTTGAATAGAGTCTTTAATATGCTTAGTACAGGTCTTCCAGTAGTACACCAGCTTCTAAATGATGatttgtttctgtctcctgtatTACATTTGTAAGCATGTTTTCCTCCCTTCTCTAAATACATTATGTccttatttttatattgtgttaGAGCTGCTGAAATGGGAATGCCAAATAAGAAATTTCTGGTTAAACAAAATCCTTCTGAAACAAGGTGAGAAAAATCACTTAGTCTTAAtgagaggctttttgttttttatagaaaaaaaaaaattggctgggcacagtggctcatgcctgtaatcccagcactttgggaagccaaggcggatggatcacctgaggttgggagtttgagatcagcttgaccaacatggaaaaccccgtctctactaaaaatacaaactttgctgggcatggtggcacatgcctgcaatcccagctactcaagaggctgaggcaggagaattgcttgaacccgggaggcagaggttgcagtgagccaagatcgtgccattgcactccagcctgggcaacaagagtgaaactctatctcaaaaaaaaaaaattttaaatcccaAACTtcatttttgttgactttgttctACTTGACATCAGTAGATAACTTCTTGCTGAATTGGGTGGGGGGTGGTCCTCAGGCTCAAGATTCATATGAATACCTGGCTGTCAAACCAGATGTATCTGGAGCTTTTGTAGGACATACTATCTGTGGTTGAAATTTTGAGCGTGATATATCTTGAGTTCGGTTACACAGTCCAGAGGATCTTTGATACTTATTTAAAAACCTTAGAAAGCTAACTTAAGCTggcccgggtgcagtggctcatgcctgttatcccagcactctgggaggctgaggtgggtggatcacgaggtcaggagttcaagaccagccgggtcaagatggtgaaaccctgtctctagtaaaaataaaaaaataaaaaaataaaaaaagctgggtatggtggcacgtgcctgtaatctcagctcctcaggaggctgaggcaggagaattgcttgaacgcgggaggcggaggttgcagtgagctgagactgcaccactgtactccatcctgggcgatagagcaagactctgtctcaaaaagaaaaactaacttAAATTGGCTGCAGTGGCATGCttctatgatcccagctactcgggaggctgaggcaggaggatagcgtAACCCCAGGGGTTCAAACCAGTCGGGGTAACATAGTAAATaagacccatctcaaaataaataaataaataaataataatgaaagctAAAAAGTGAACTTTATTATTTCTGACCTGTTTTTTACTCCTGTAAAATGAGAGTGATACTTT encodes:
- the LOC105484971 gene encoding centriolar coiled-coil protein of 110 kDa isoform X5, coding for MEEYEKFCEKSLARIQEASLSTESFLPTQSESISLIRFHGVAILSPLLNVEKRKEMQQEKQKALDVEARKQVNRKKTLLTRVQEILDNVQVRKAPNASDFDQWEMETVYSNSEVRNLNVPATFPNSFPSHTEHSTAAKLDKIAGILPLDDEDQCKTNGTDLARDSEGFNSPKQCDSSNISHVENEAFPKTSSATPQETLISDGLFSVNEQQDLPLLAEVTPDPYVMSLQNLMKKSKEYIEREQSRRSLKGSMMRIVNESHLDKENDAVKVADCVKEKAQLTGKHCVSVIPDKPSLNKSNVLLQGASTQASSMSMPVLASFSKVDIPVRTGHSTVLESNSDFKVIPTFVTENNVIKSLTGSYAKLPSPEPSMSPKMHRRRSRTSSACHILINNPINACELSPKGKEQAMDLIVQDTDEKTNVPEILPKLPIDLAGVCSSKVYVGKNTSEVKEDVVLGKSNQVCQSSGNHLENKVTHGLATVEGQLTSEERGAHKMNSTCTVMPKLHEPYASSQCIASPNFGTVSGLKPANMLEKNCSLQTELNKSYDVKNPSPLLMQNQNMRQQMDTPMVSCGNEQFLDNSFEKVKRRLDLDIDGVQKENCPYVITSGITEQERQHLPEKRYPKGSVFINKNKILGTSSKESEELLKSKMLAFEEMRKRLEEQHAQQLSLLIAEQEREQERLQKEIEEQEKMLKEKKAMTAEASELDINSAVELEWRKISDSSLLETMLSQADSLHTSNSNSSGFTNSALQYSFVSANEAPFYLWGSSTSGLTKLSVTRPFGRAKTRWSQVFSPEIQAKFNKITAVAKGFLTRRLMQTDKLKQLRQTVKDTMEFIRSFQSEAPLKRGVVSAQDASLQERVLAQLRAALYGIHDIFFVMDATERMSILHHDREVRKEKMLRQMDKMKSPRVALSAATQKSLDRKKYMKVLQPNQGQNAPVHRLLSRQGSICRKNPKKAAKCCDNLRRQHSLG
- the LOC105484971 gene encoding centriolar coiled-coil protein of 110 kDa isoform X3: MEEYEKFCEKSLARIQEASLSTESFLPTQSESISLIRFHGVAILSPLLNVEKRKEMQQEKQKALDVEARKQVNRKKTLLTRVQEILDNVQVRKAPNASDFDQWEMETVYSNSEVRNLNVPATFPNSFPSHTEHSTAAKLDKIAGILPLDDEDQCKTNGTDLARDSEGFNSPKQCDSSNISHVENEAFPKTSSATPQETLISDGLFSVNEQQDLPLLAEVTPDPYVMSLQNLMKKSKEYIEREQSRRSLKGSMMRIVNESHLDKENDAVKVADCVKEKAQLTGKHCVSVIPDKPSLNKSNVLLQGASTQASSMSMPVLASFSKVDIPVRTGHSTVLESNSDFKVIPTFVTENNVIKSLTGSYAKLPSPEPSMSPKMHRRRSRTSSACHILINNPINACELSPKGKEQAMDLIVQDTDEKTNVPEILPKLPIDLAGVCSSKVYVGKNTSEVKEDVVLGKSNQVCQSSGNHLENKVTHGLATVEGQLTSEERGAHKMNSTCTVMPKLHEPYASSQCIASPNFGTVSGLKPANMLEKNCSLQTELNKSYDVKNPSPLLMQNQNMRQQMDTPMVSCGNEQFLDNSFEKVKRRLDLDIDGVQKENCPYVITSGITEQERQHLPEKRYPKGSVFINKNKILGTSSKESEELLKSKMLAFEEMRKRLEEQHAQQLSLLIAEQEREQERLQKEIEEQEKMLKEKKAMTAEASELDINSAVELEWRKISDSSLLETMLSQADSLHTSNSNSSGFTNSALQYSFVSANEAPFYLWGSSTSGLTKLSVTRPFGRAKTRWSQVFSPEIQAKFNKITAVAKGFLTRRLMQTDKLKQLRQTVKDTMEFIRSFQSEAPLKRGVVSAQDASLQERVLAQLRAALYGIHDIFFVMDATERMSILHHDREVRKEKMLRQMDKMKSPRVALSAATQKSLDRKKYMKVLQPNQGQNAPVHRLLSRQGTPKTSVKGVVQNRQKPSQSRMPNRVPISGVYAGKIQRKRPNVATI